A single genomic interval of Agromyces cerinus harbors:
- a CDS encoding RNA polymerase sigma factor: protein MNDAEDAITRAYRDEWARVVAGLTRRFGNLDLAEEAAAEAFATAVARWPADGVPPNPGAWLTTTANRKGIDRLRRENQRDAKHKEALMVSDNAPTESNGVIEDDRLRLIFTCCHPSLAMENRVALTLRMIGGLTMPEIARAFLVPENTMGQRITRAKAKIKAARIPYRIPSAADLPGRVSGVLAVLFLVFNEGYLATGPGTGPVRADLTAEAIRLTRLVRALMPEDGEVAGLLALMLLTEARRTARISVDGELIPLDEQKRGAWNPALIAEGHRLVRERLTAAAAGQVPGRYQILAAIGAVHTSARDIRDTDWSQVLALYDQLVNVDPSPIIALNRAIAVAELDGPEVALVIVDRLETELNGYHAFHATRAELLRRLGRSQDARAAYDKAIDLAGNTAETANLTRRRDQLQ, encoded by the coding sequence GTGAACGACGCCGAGGACGCGATCACCCGGGCATACCGTGACGAGTGGGCCCGGGTGGTCGCCGGCTTGACCAGACGCTTCGGCAACCTCGACCTCGCCGAGGAGGCCGCGGCCGAGGCCTTCGCGACCGCCGTCGCCCGGTGGCCGGCCGACGGCGTGCCACCCAATCCAGGCGCCTGGCTCACCACTACCGCGAACCGCAAGGGCATCGATCGACTGCGGCGCGAGAACCAACGCGACGCCAAGCACAAGGAGGCTCTGATGGTGTCCGACAACGCCCCAACCGAGTCGAACGGGGTCATCGAGGACGACCGGCTCCGGCTGATCTTCACCTGCTGTCATCCATCGCTCGCGATGGAGAACCGGGTGGCGCTGACCCTGCGCATGATCGGCGGCCTGACCATGCCCGAGATCGCCCGCGCATTCCTTGTCCCCGAGAACACGATGGGACAGCGGATAACCCGCGCCAAAGCCAAGATCAAGGCGGCTCGCATCCCATACCGGATACCGTCTGCGGCGGATCTCCCGGGCCGCGTCTCCGGAGTGCTCGCGGTGCTCTTCCTGGTCTTCAATGAGGGCTACCTGGCGACCGGGCCAGGCACCGGCCCGGTACGTGCCGACCTGACGGCCGAGGCGATCCGGCTCACTCGCCTGGTCCGTGCCCTCATGCCTGAGGACGGCGAAGTGGCTGGATTGCTGGCGCTGATGCTCCTCACGGAAGCCCGCCGTACCGCCCGGATCTCGGTAGACGGGGAACTGATTCCGCTCGATGAGCAGAAACGTGGGGCCTGGAACCCGGCACTCATTGCTGAGGGTCATCGGCTGGTGCGCGAGCGCCTGACCGCCGCCGCCGCCGGTCAGGTTCCCGGTCGCTACCAGATCCTCGCGGCGATCGGCGCGGTGCACACCTCCGCCCGCGACATCCGCGACACCGACTGGTCACAGGTCCTCGCCCTTTACGATCAGCTCGTGAACGTCGACCCGTCACCGATCATCGCCCTCAACAGGGCCATCGCGGTGGCCGAACTCGACGGCCCCGAAGTGGCACTTGTTATCGTCGATCGCCTCGAAACGGAATTGAACGGGTATCACGCCTTCCATGCCACGCGAGCCGAACTGCTGCGCCGGCTGGGACGCAGCCAAGATGCCCGCGCCGCGTATGACAAAGCCATCGATCTGGCGGGCAATACCGCCGAGACCGC
- a CDS encoding YciI family protein produces MQYLVSVIDDMSTPGSSDKRPGISAFNERLIADGYWVFAGGLANPDAATVIDNRGEQQVISDGPFVESKEYLAGLWVWEAPDLDAALTLAAEASKVCDRKIEVRPFA; encoded by the coding sequence ATGCAGTACCTCGTTTCCGTGATCGACGATATGAGCACTCCCGGCAGTTCGGACAAGCGGCCGGGGATCAGCGCGTTCAACGAGCGTCTCATCGCCGACGGTTACTGGGTGTTCGCGGGTGGCCTCGCGAACCCTGACGCGGCCACGGTCATCGACAACCGGGGCGAGCAGCAGGTGATCAGCGACGGACCCTTCGTGGAGTCGAAGGAATACCTCGCCGGCCTCTGGGTGTGGGAGGCGCCCGATCTGGATGCTGCGCTCACCCTCGCCGCAGAGGCTTCGAAGGTCTGCGACCGGAAGATCGAGGTGCGACCGTTCGCGTGA